In Monodelphis domestica isolate mMonDom1 chromosome 3, mMonDom1.pri, whole genome shotgun sequence, the following proteins share a genomic window:
- the CD180 gene encoding CD180 antigen, whose product MASVMAIYMCCLFLVCLLTSQCVGAGSVAKMCIEVTANLTYNCGELGLNGIPESLPSTTKFLDFSFNFLPDLQNSTFSRLRDLVYLDLTRCEINWVHEDAFQNNDYLSTIVLTGNPLIFIADTAFEGPKALKHLTFTQTGLTSVTFIPTQNLGNLETLHLGSNHLSSIGLPSTFPTHNLKVLDLELNAIHHINKKDVASLKQATNLTLNLKGNNIWDIEDGAFHSMTFQSLNFGGINDVSIVLNGLQNSTIHTLWLGTFQDVDNLDISPAMLQGLCNMSVEVLNLQTHFFSDSAAIFQCFSGLQELDLTHSHWDSLPTGIEGMNQLKKLVLNQNQMDNLCQINAANFPSLTHLYVKGNFQKLDLGNGCLEKLKHLLHLDLSHSQVESVACCSSQLRNLAHLQHLNLSYNDPHSLQAEAFRECPQLELLDFAFTHLHTDASPSPFQNLHLLRVLNLSNCLVETSNPRLLVGLQGLWHLDLSGNSFPSGILPKDNLLQPLASLGVLILSSCGLTALEQQALGSLGKLQYLDLQYNNLTESGLAALSELKGTHLNLAANSIRIIPPGLLKAFSQQSIIDLSHNPLDCTCSNMDFLKWFRENLQKISDPEETTCGNPPPLRGAKLSTVTLSCALSGVGIFFVVFFVLMLIVMFIVIARRYVVRKYQNI is encoded by the exons GTCACAGCCAACCTAACCTACAACTGTGGAGAACTGGGACTTAACGGGATTCCTGAAAGTCTTCCATCTACCACGAAATTTCTTGACTTCAGTTTTAACTTTCTACCTGACCTCCAAAACTCAACTTTCAGTAGGCTCAGAGACCTTGTCTACTTAGATTTAACCAG GTGTGAAATTAACTGGGTTCATGAAGATGCTTTTCAAAACAATGATTATCTGAGCACCATTGTACTGACTGGAAATCCCCTGATATTTATAGCAGACACAGCTTTTGAGGGTCCTAAGGCCCTGAAGCATCTCACCTTCACCCAAACAGGCTTGACCAGTGTCACATTTATTCCAACGCAGAATTTGGGAAACTTGGAAACCCTCCATCTTGGTAGCAATCATCTTTCATCTATTGGACTCCCTTCAACGTTTCCCACCCATAATCTGAAAGTCCTGGACTTAGAACTGAATGCCATACATCACATCAATAAAAAGGATGTAGCATCCTTAAAACAGGCAACCAACTTAACCCTTAACTTGAAGGGTAATAATATTTGGGACATTGAGGATGGGGCTTTCCATTCCATGACCTTCCAAAGCTTGAATTTTGGAGGGATCAATGATGTTTCCATAGTTTTAAATGGGTTGCAGAATTCTACCATTCATACTCTCTGGCTTGGGACCTTTCAAGATGTAGACAATCTAGATATAAGCCCAGCCATGCTGCAGGGGCTCTGTAATATGTCGGTGGAAGTCCTCAACCTCCAGACCCACTTTTTCTCAGACTCAGCTGCCATCTTTCAGTGCTTCTCTGGACTCCAAGAGTTGGATCTGACTCATAGTCACTGGGACAGTTTGCCCACTGGCATTGAGGGAATGAATCAGCTCAAGAAATTAGTGTTGAATCAAAACCAAATGGACAATTTGTGCCAAATCAATGCTGCCAACTTCCCCTCCCTGACTCATCTTTATGTTAAAGGCAACTTCCAGAAGCTGGACTTGGGCAACGGCTGCTTAGAGAAACTAAAACACCTCCTGCATCTGGATTTAAGCCACAGTCAAGTTGAGTCGGTGGCCTGCTGTAGTAGTCAGCTGAGGAACTTAGCTCATTTGCAGCACCTGAACTTGAGCTATAATGACCCCCATTCTCTCCAAGCTGAGGCTTTCAGAGAATGCCCTCAGCTGGAGCTGTTGGATTTTGCCTTTACCCATCTTCATACGGATGCTTCCCCAAGTCCTTTCCAAAATCTCCATCTCCTCAGGGTCCTGAATCTCTCCAACTGCCTCGTGGAGACCAGCAATCCTCGGCTCCTCGTGGGTCTGCAAGGCCTTTGGCATCTAGACCTGAGTGGGAATTCCTTTCCCTCTGGGATTCTCCCAAAGGACAACCTGCTCCAGCCTTTGGCCAGCTTGGGGGTCCTCATTCTATCATCCTGTGGTCTAACAGCCCTAGAACAGCAAGCATTGGGAAGTCTTGGCAAACTCCAGTATCTGGACCTGCAGTACAACAACCTAACAGAGTCTGGCTTGGCAGCTCTTAGCGAGCTCAAGGGAACCCACCTCAACTTGGCAGCCAACAGTATCCGAATCATTCCACCTGGCCTTCTAAAGGCCTTCTCCCAGCAGAGCATCATTgatttaagtcacaacccccTAGACTGTACTTGTTCCAATATGGACTTTCTGAAGTGGTTCAGGGAAAATCTACAAAAAATTTCAGATCCTGAAGAGACAACGTGTGGCAATCCACCACCTCTGAGAGGGGCGAAGCTGTCCACTGTGACCCTCTCCTGTGCTCTTTCAGGGGTGGGAATCTTCTTTGTGGTGTTCTTTGTGTTAATGCTTATAGTCATGTTCATTGTCATAGCCCGGCGTTATGTAGTTAGAAAATACCAAAACATTTAG